In the genome of Rhodamnia argentea isolate NSW1041297 chromosome 3, ASM2092103v1, whole genome shotgun sequence, one region contains:
- the LOC115748069 gene encoding protein ABIL2-like isoform X2, protein MDASQLPSSVSTPQDASNYDEMSMKQSLNFSDSLKDLKDLRKQLNSASDYFELSYERHDQKQIVVNTLKDYATKAFINMVDHLGSMTYKVNCLLDDKIEEASAIELRFSCVLQRLRTCEMLIDHGGLSQQSLAIRTPRHHMRYILPEDKDDGVGRNLQYCKTSDVNGEMSTGEHCMTLFWFSHIAWSKIDVHPRNIETSASFIRRWRSATQFPQSSPTGTFSFANTSSNEKAERQSATLLHFQLTRSGSLVDRSTSPNPATAKRRYPPEPRRSTSMSTHVERNRRTDIELYSSKNKRLFKALLSMPKSKKDSKLYKFLDES, encoded by the exons ATGGATGCTTCCCAGTTGCCTTCTTCAGTTTCCACTCCTCAGGACGCTTCGAACTATGATGAGATGTCCATGAAACAGAGCTTGAACTTCTCAGATAGTCTGAAG GACCTGAAGGATCTTAGGAAGCAGCTAAACTCAGCTTCTGACTATTTTGAATTGTCTTACGAAAGACATGATCAGAAACAAAT AGTGGTGAACACATTGAAAGATTATGCGACAAAAGCTTTCATAAACATGGTGGATCACTTGGGCTCCATGACTTACAAGGTCAACTGTCTCCTGGATGACAAGATTGAGGAAGCATCTGCGATTGAGTTAAGATTCTCTTGCGTTCTACAG AGACTACGAACGTGTGAGATGCTCATTGACCATGGAGGCCTTTCTCAGCAGTCACTAGCGATAAGAACTCCAAGGCACCACATGCGATATATCTTACCAG AAGACAAAGATGATGGAGTGGGCAGGAATCTGCAATACTGCAAGACAAGTGACGTAAATGGCGAAATGTCCACAGGCGAACATTGTATGACACTTTTCTGGTTTAGCCACATTGCATGGAGCAAAATTG ACGTACATCCAAGAAATATAGAGACTTCTGCATCATTCATCAG GAGATGGCGTTCGGCGACACAGTTTCCACAATCCTCTCCAACCGGTACTTTTTCATTTGCAAATACTTCATCCAACGAAAAAGCAG AAAGACAATCCGCCACCCTGCTTCATTTTCAACTCACACGTTCGGGTTCTCTTGTTGATAGATCTACATCTCCAAACCCTGCTACTGCCAAAAGACGA TACCCACCGGAACCCCGAAGATCCACCTCAATGTCTACTCACGTTGAGAGGAATAGGAGAACTGATATCGAGCTATACTCCAGCAAAAACAAGCGTCTCTTCAAGGCCTTGCTTAGTATGCCGAAATCAAAAAAGGACAGCAAGTTATACAAGTTCTTGGACGAGAGCTAA
- the LOC115748069 gene encoding protein ABIL2-like isoform X3 translates to MDASQLPSSVSTPQDASNYDEMSMKQSLNFSDSLKDLKDLRKQLNSASDYFELSYERHDQKQIVVNTLKDYATKAFINMVDHLGSMTYKVNCLLDDKIEEASAIELRFSCVLQRLRTCEMLIDHGGLSQQSLAIRTPRHHMRYILPEDKDDGVGRNLQYCKTSDVNGEMSTGEHYVHPRNIETSASFIRRWRSATQFPQSSPTGTFSFANTSSNEKADNPPPCFIFNSHVRVLLLIDLHLQTLLLPKDDTHRNPEDPPQCLLTLRGIGELISSYTPAKTSVSSRPCLVCRNQKRTASYTSSWTRAKKNRG, encoded by the exons ATGGATGCTTCCCAGTTGCCTTCTTCAGTTTCCACTCCTCAGGACGCTTCGAACTATGATGAGATGTCCATGAAACAGAGCTTGAACTTCTCAGATAGTCTGAAG GACCTGAAGGATCTTAGGAAGCAGCTAAACTCAGCTTCTGACTATTTTGAATTGTCTTACGAAAGACATGATCAGAAACAAAT AGTGGTGAACACATTGAAAGATTATGCGACAAAAGCTTTCATAAACATGGTGGATCACTTGGGCTCCATGACTTACAAGGTCAACTGTCTCCTGGATGACAAGATTGAGGAAGCATCTGCGATTGAGTTAAGATTCTCTTGCGTTCTACAG AGACTACGAACGTGTGAGATGCTCATTGACCATGGAGGCCTTTCTCAGCAGTCACTAGCGATAAGAACTCCAAGGCACCACATGCGATATATCTTACCAG AAGACAAAGATGATGGAGTGGGCAGGAATCTGCAATACTGCAAGACAAGTGACGTAAATGGCGAAATGTCCACAGGCGAACATT ACGTACATCCAAGAAATATAGAGACTTCTGCATCATTCATCAG GAGATGGCGTTCGGCGACACAGTTTCCACAATCCTCTCCAACCGGTACTTTTTCATTTGCAAATACTTCATCCAACGAAAAAGCAG ACAATCCGCCACCCTGCTTCATTTTCAACTCACACGTTCGGGTTCTCTTGTTGATAGATCTACATCTCCAAACCCTGCTACTGCCAAAAGACGA TACCCACCGGAACCCCGAAGATCCACCTCAATGTCTACTCACGTTGAGAGGAATAGGAGAACTGATATCGAGCTATACTCCAGCAAAAACAAGCGTCTCTTCAAGGCCTTGCTTAGTATGCCGAAATCAAAAAAGGACAGCAAGTTATACAAGTTCTTGGACGAGAGCTAAGAAGAACAGGGGATGA
- the LOC115748069 gene encoding protein ABIL2-like isoform X1 yields the protein MDASQLPSSVSTPQDASNYDEMSMKQSLNFSDSLKDLKDLRKQLNSASDYFELSYERHDQKQIVVNTLKDYATKAFINMVDHLGSMTYKVNCLLDDKIEEASAIELRFSCVLQRLRTCEMLIDHGGLSQQSLAIRTPRHHMRYILPEDKDDGVGRNLQYCKTSDVNGEMSTGEHCMTLFWFSHIAWSKIDVHPRNIETSASFIRRWRSATQFPQSSPTGTFSFANTSSNEKADNPPPCFIFNSHVRVLLLIDLHLQTLLLPKDDTHRNPEDPPQCLLTLRGIGELISSYTPAKTSVSSRPCLVCRNQKRTASYTSSWTRAKKNRG from the exons ATGGATGCTTCCCAGTTGCCTTCTTCAGTTTCCACTCCTCAGGACGCTTCGAACTATGATGAGATGTCCATGAAACAGAGCTTGAACTTCTCAGATAGTCTGAAG GACCTGAAGGATCTTAGGAAGCAGCTAAACTCAGCTTCTGACTATTTTGAATTGTCTTACGAAAGACATGATCAGAAACAAAT AGTGGTGAACACATTGAAAGATTATGCGACAAAAGCTTTCATAAACATGGTGGATCACTTGGGCTCCATGACTTACAAGGTCAACTGTCTCCTGGATGACAAGATTGAGGAAGCATCTGCGATTGAGTTAAGATTCTCTTGCGTTCTACAG AGACTACGAACGTGTGAGATGCTCATTGACCATGGAGGCCTTTCTCAGCAGTCACTAGCGATAAGAACTCCAAGGCACCACATGCGATATATCTTACCAG AAGACAAAGATGATGGAGTGGGCAGGAATCTGCAATACTGCAAGACAAGTGACGTAAATGGCGAAATGTCCACAGGCGAACATTGTATGACACTTTTCTGGTTTAGCCACATTGCATGGAGCAAAATTG ACGTACATCCAAGAAATATAGAGACTTCTGCATCATTCATCAG GAGATGGCGTTCGGCGACACAGTTTCCACAATCCTCTCCAACCGGTACTTTTTCATTTGCAAATACTTCATCCAACGAAAAAGCAG ACAATCCGCCACCCTGCTTCATTTTCAACTCACACGTTCGGGTTCTCTTGTTGATAGATCTACATCTCCAAACCCTGCTACTGCCAAAAGACGA TACCCACCGGAACCCCGAAGATCCACCTCAATGTCTACTCACGTTGAGAGGAATAGGAGAACTGATATCGAGCTATACTCCAGCAAAAACAAGCGTCTCTTCAAGGCCTTGCTTAGTATGCCGAAATCAAAAAAGGACAGCAAGTTATACAAGTTCTTGGACGAGAGCTAAGAAGAACAGGGGATGA
- the LOC115748069 gene encoding protein ABIL3-like isoform X5, protein MDASQLPSSVSTPQDASNYDEMSMKQSLNFSDSLKDLKDLRKQLNSASDYFELSYERHDQKQIVVNTLKDYATKAFINMVDHLGSMTYKVNCLLDDKIEEASAIELRFSCVLQRLRTCEMLIDHGGLSQQSLAIRTPRHHMRYILPEDKDDGVGRNLQYCKTSDVNGEMSTGEHCMTLFWFSHIAWSKIDVHPRNIETSASFIRRWRSATQFPQSSPTGTFSFANTSSNEKAERQSATLLHFQLTRSGSLVDRSTSPNPATAKRRNLF, encoded by the exons ATGGATGCTTCCCAGTTGCCTTCTTCAGTTTCCACTCCTCAGGACGCTTCGAACTATGATGAGATGTCCATGAAACAGAGCTTGAACTTCTCAGATAGTCTGAAG GACCTGAAGGATCTTAGGAAGCAGCTAAACTCAGCTTCTGACTATTTTGAATTGTCTTACGAAAGACATGATCAGAAACAAAT AGTGGTGAACACATTGAAAGATTATGCGACAAAAGCTTTCATAAACATGGTGGATCACTTGGGCTCCATGACTTACAAGGTCAACTGTCTCCTGGATGACAAGATTGAGGAAGCATCTGCGATTGAGTTAAGATTCTCTTGCGTTCTACAG AGACTACGAACGTGTGAGATGCTCATTGACCATGGAGGCCTTTCTCAGCAGTCACTAGCGATAAGAACTCCAAGGCACCACATGCGATATATCTTACCAG AAGACAAAGATGATGGAGTGGGCAGGAATCTGCAATACTGCAAGACAAGTGACGTAAATGGCGAAATGTCCACAGGCGAACATTGTATGACACTTTTCTGGTTTAGCCACATTGCATGGAGCAAAATTG ACGTACATCCAAGAAATATAGAGACTTCTGCATCATTCATCAG GAGATGGCGTTCGGCGACACAGTTTCCACAATCCTCTCCAACCGGTACTTTTTCATTTGCAAATACTTCATCCAACGAAAAAGCAG AAAGACAATCCGCCACCCTGCTTCATTTTCAACTCACACGTTCGGGTTCTCTTGTTGATAGATCTACATCTCCAAACCCTGCTACTGCCAAAAGACGA AATCTCTTCTGA
- the LOC115748069 gene encoding protein ABIL3-like isoform X4: MDASQLPSSVSTPQDASNYDEMSMKQSLNFSDSLKDLKDLRKQLNSASDYFELSYERHDQKQIVVNTLKDYATKAFINMVDHLGSMTYKVNCLLDDKIEEASAIELRFSCVLQRLRTCEMLIDHGGLSQQSLAIRTPRHHMRYILPEDKDDGVGRNLQYCKTSDVNGEMSTGEHYVHPRNIETSASFIRRWRSATQFPQSSPTGTFSFANTSSNEKAERQSATLLHFQLTRSGSLVDRSTSPNPATAKRRYPPEPRRSTSMSTHVERNRRTDIELYSSKNKRLFKALLSMPKSKKDSKLYKFLDES; this comes from the exons ATGGATGCTTCCCAGTTGCCTTCTTCAGTTTCCACTCCTCAGGACGCTTCGAACTATGATGAGATGTCCATGAAACAGAGCTTGAACTTCTCAGATAGTCTGAAG GACCTGAAGGATCTTAGGAAGCAGCTAAACTCAGCTTCTGACTATTTTGAATTGTCTTACGAAAGACATGATCAGAAACAAAT AGTGGTGAACACATTGAAAGATTATGCGACAAAAGCTTTCATAAACATGGTGGATCACTTGGGCTCCATGACTTACAAGGTCAACTGTCTCCTGGATGACAAGATTGAGGAAGCATCTGCGATTGAGTTAAGATTCTCTTGCGTTCTACAG AGACTACGAACGTGTGAGATGCTCATTGACCATGGAGGCCTTTCTCAGCAGTCACTAGCGATAAGAACTCCAAGGCACCACATGCGATATATCTTACCAG AAGACAAAGATGATGGAGTGGGCAGGAATCTGCAATACTGCAAGACAAGTGACGTAAATGGCGAAATGTCCACAGGCGAACATT ACGTACATCCAAGAAATATAGAGACTTCTGCATCATTCATCAG GAGATGGCGTTCGGCGACACAGTTTCCACAATCCTCTCCAACCGGTACTTTTTCATTTGCAAATACTTCATCCAACGAAAAAGCAG AAAGACAATCCGCCACCCTGCTTCATTTTCAACTCACACGTTCGGGTTCTCTTGTTGATAGATCTACATCTCCAAACCCTGCTACTGCCAAAAGACGA TACCCACCGGAACCCCGAAGATCCACCTCAATGTCTACTCACGTTGAGAGGAATAGGAGAACTGATATCGAGCTATACTCCAGCAAAAACAAGCGTCTCTTCAAGGCCTTGCTTAGTATGCCGAAATCAAAAAAGGACAGCAAGTTATACAAGTTCTTGGACGAGAGCTAA